A genomic segment from Saimiri boliviensis isolate mSaiBol1 chromosome 14, mSaiBol1.pri, whole genome shotgun sequence encodes:
- the OR2C3 gene encoding LOW QUALITY PROTEIN: olfactory receptor 2C3 (The sequence of the model RefSeq protein was modified relative to this genomic sequence to represent the inferred CDS: inserted 3 bases in 3 codons), whose protein sequence is MEITDVSSPKIFVLLGFSAQPSLETVLLVVVLGFHVVSIXGDGIIVPLPCVDVRLHTPMDLFLASLSFLDISFTTSIVPQRPAHLWGPQKTVSSGGCVAQFCVSHWLGAPEPVXATTSYDRYAAICRPLPYAVIKHPRLCLGLALVSRLGGLTTSMVGSTLCGNNRVDHFFCEMPLITQPACVDTSFDEVETHLASFVFVVRPLGLILVSYGHAAWAVWKIKSAEGRRRACNTCSSHVAXVSLFYGSIIFMYLQPARSTSHEQGKFIALFYTVVTPALNPLIYTPRNTGVKNALQHTVSESCCGSAGTQALI, encoded by the exons ATGGAAATAACCGATGTGAGTTCTCCAAAAATCTTTGTCCTCCTGGGCTTCTCTGCACAACCCTCACTAGAAACTGTCCTCTTGGTAGTTGTCTTGGGTTTTCACGTGGTATCGA CAGGCGATGGCATCATCGTTCCGCTCCCCTGTGTGGACGTGCGCCTCCACACGCCTATGGACCTCTTTCTAGCCAGCCTCTCCTTCCTGGACATTAGCTTCACCACGAGCATTGTCCCACAGCGCCCGGCCCACCTGTGGGGACCACAGAAAACCGTAAGCTCTGGAGGGTGTGTGGCCCAGTTCTGTGTCTCCCACTGGCTGGGGGCACCTGAGCCTG CTGCCACCACGTCTTATGACCGCTATGCTGCCATCTGCAGGCCACTCCCTTACGCTGTCATTAAGCATCCACGGCTCTGCCTGGGACTGGCTTTGGTCTCACGGCTGGGGGGACTGACCACCAGCATGGTGGGCTCCACGCTGTGTGGGAACAATCGCGTCGACCACTTCTTTTGTGAGATGCCCCTCATCACGCAGCCGGCTTGTGTGGACACCAGCTTCGATGAGGTGGAGACGCACCTGGCCAGCTTTGTCTTTGTTGTCCGGCCTCTGGGGCTCATCCTCGTCTCTTACGGCCACGCTGCGTGGGCCGTGTGGAAGATCAAGTCCGCAGAAGGGCGGAGAAGGGCATGCAACACCTGTTCTTCCCACGTGG GGGTGTCCCTGTTCTATGGGAGCATCATCTTCATGTACCTCCAGCCAGCCAGGAGCACCTCCCACGAGCAGGGCAAGTTCATAGCTCTCTTCTACACCGTAGTTACTCCTGCGCTGAACCCACTTATTTACACCCCGAGGAACACGGGGGTAAAGAACGCCCTCCAGCACACCGTGTCAGAGAGCTGCTGTGGCTCTGCAGGCACGCAGGCACTGATTTAG